The following nucleotide sequence is from Halobaculum sp. MBLA0147.
GTAGACTGCCTGTATCCTGGGATTCCAACGCAGTGGTAACACTTATAATGATGGTACATGATGTTTACTGATGGAGTGCCACTGACAGTGAACAACACGACACACGGAGGCGGCCGATGACGGACAGCTACGTGGGTGCGATCGACCAGGGGACCACCGGAACACGGTTCATGGTGTTCGATCACGACGGACAGGTGGTCACGAACGCCTACGAGAGACACGAGCAGATCTACCCCGAGCCCGGGTGGGTCGAGCACGACCCGATCGAGATCTGGGAGAACACGCAGACCGTCGTCCAGGACGGACTGGCAGACGCGAACCTCGACGCCGATCAGCTGGCGGCACTGGGGATCACGAACCAGCGCGAGACAACCATCGTGTGGGACCGCGAGACCGGGAAGCCGGTCCACAACGCCCTCGTCTGGCAGGACCGGCGGACGACGGACCGGGTGGAGGAACTCGAAGCGGACGGCAAGGTCGAGGAGATCCGCGAGAAGACGGGGCTGGAGGCGGACGCGTACTTCTCGGCGACCAAGACGGAGTGGATCCTCGACAACGCGGAGCCGTTGAAGATGCAGAGTTCGCGCTCGCGAGACCTCCGCGACCGAGCTCGTGACGGCGAGTTGTTGATGGGGACGATCGACGCGTGGTTGATCTACAACCTCACCGGGAACCACGTCACGGACGTGACCAACGCCTCGCGGACGATGCTGTACGACATCGAGGCGATGGAGTGGGACGACGACCTGCTGGCGGAGTTCGACGTGCCACACGAGATGCTCCCGGAGGTGCGGCCCTCCTCCGACGAGGCGACGTACGGCTCGACGGACCCGGACGGGTTCCTCGGCGCCGAGGTGCCGGTGGCCGGGGCGCTGGGTGACCAGCAG
It contains:
- the glpK gene encoding glycerol kinase GlpK; translation: MTDSYVGAIDQGTTGTRFMVFDHDGQVVTNAYERHEQIYPEPGWVEHDPIEIWENTQTVVQDGLADANLDADQLAALGITNQRETTIVWDRETGKPVHNALVWQDRRTTDRVEELEADGKVEEIREKTGLEADAYFSATKTEWILDNAEPLKMQSSRSRDLRDRARDGELLMGTIDAWLIYNLTGNHVTDVTNASRTMLYDIEAMEWDDDLLAEFDVPHEMLPEVRPSSDEATYGSTDPDGFLGAEVPVAGALGDQQAALFGQTCFDAGDAKNTYGTGSFYLMNTGEEAVASDNGLLTTIGFQLSGEPVHYALEGSIFVTGAAIEFLEDVDLINNAAQTAELASAVDSTEGVYMVPAFTGLGAPHWDGRARGTIVGMTRGTKKEHIVRATLESIAYQTRDIAEAMEADSGVETTSLRVDGGAVKNDFLCGLQADVIQTEIARPEVDETTALGSAYAAGLAVGYWEDLDSLRSNWQIDETFTPEMDPSQADAMYDRWGDAVERSLDWAQED